A region of Solanum dulcamara chromosome 7, daSolDulc1.2, whole genome shotgun sequence DNA encodes the following proteins:
- the LOC129895547 gene encoding two-component response regulator-like APRR5 — MGEVVVSSEGDLEVIGAEDMVIETEAGGNTNKNKETGTSAAAASSSILKWERFLPKMVFRVLLVESDDSTRQIVAALLRKCSYRVAAVSDGLKAWELLKGRPHNVDLILTEVDLPSISGYALLSLIMEHDICKNIPVIMMSSNDSVSTVYRCMLRGAADFLVKPVRKNELKNLWQHVWRRRAASGSSQGPLDENVAQQKVEATAENNACSNHSSGYKACVQRNRECIEKGSDAQSSCTKPELENAKDLPESIQPNRNASLPNAAELENQLFYEANYRLRMSENDARAPIIDANAMTGGKDTNSDDNWGHGRTIGLTSDEHPGPPTKQAIDLIGAFDNYLKCNFKSSGSDTRINKGDSCPLLDLSLTRSHPSGSVNQFTNEKRRLNHSDASAFTRYVNRAMQSGQSMSSRTCNLQEYETDSDKQFCAHAIDYNSDTRGPMTRPHSFAPPSYGEPGPAEIGLPSPQQRVTLLPIPVRGIRFEGPSSAYNSMIAPILRMPSSISPLQSPGSATPRESSYQANPFLALNCESRSSQQLHSQSDQNNSESTPYNEGKRGYKSEPTTDCGRFPSATDQTINSICCNGDLNHIRLSYGSNGNISLPLGKTPAECRKEESFHTPDGSSHRSQREVALAKFRMKRKDRCFEKKVRYESRKKLAEQRPRVKGQFVRHVPSESSPGNS, encoded by the exons ATGGGTGAGGTTGTTGTGAGTAGTGAAGGTGATTTGGAAGTTATAGGAGCGGAAGACATGGTTATTGAAACAGAGGCCGGTGGAAATACCAACAAGAACAAAGAAACAGGGACTTCTGCAGCAGCAGCATCTTCTTCAATCTTGAAATGGGAAAGATTTTTGCCTAAAATGGTTTTTAGAGTTTTGTTGGTGGAATCAGATGATTCTACAAGACAGATTGTTGCTGCCCTTCTTAGGAAATGCAGTTACAGAG TTGCTGCAGTGTCTGATGGTCTAAAGGCATGGGAGTTGTTGAAAGGCAGACCTCACAATGTCGACCTCATCCTGACAGAAGTTGACCTGCCGTCAATCTCTGGATACGCTCTTCTTTCCTTGATTATGGAGCACGACATTTGCAAGAACATTCCTGTAATAA TGATGTCCTCAAACGACTCAGTTAGTACGGTTTATAGATGTATGCTGAGAGGTGCAGCAGACTTTCTTGTCAAGCCAGTTAGGAAGAATGAATTAAAGAACTTGTGGCAGCATGTTTGGAGGAGACGAGCT GCAAGTGGTAGTTCCCAGGGGCCTCTTGATGAAAATGTTGCACAACAAAAAGTCGAGGCCACAGCTGAAAACAATGCTTGCAGCAACCATTCAAGTGGTTACAAGGCTTGCGTTCAGAGAAACCGGGAATGCATTGAGAAAGGAAGTGATGCTCAG AGCTCCTGCACAAAGCCAGAGTTGGAGAATGCAAAAGATCTACCGGAATCTATTCAACCAAATAGGAATGCATCTCTTCCAAATGCTGCAGAATTGGAGAACCAACTATTTTATGAAGCAAATTATAGATTGAGAATGTCCGAGAATGATGCTAGAG CTCCTATaatagatgcaaatgcaatgACCGGGGGAAAAGATACAAATTCTGATGATAACTGGGGTCATGGTCGTACAATTGGTCTAACTTCTGATGAACATCCTGGTCCTCCAACTAAACAAGCCATTGACTTGATCGGAGCGTTTGATAATTACCTCAAATGTAATTTCAAAAGTTCTGGTTCCGACACTAGGATAAACAAGGGTGATTCTTGTCCATTATTGGATCTTTCGTTGACAAGGTCCCATCCAAGTGGTTCTGTAAATCAGTTTACAAATGAGAAGCGCAGATTGAACCATTCTGATGCTTCAGCCTTCACGAG GTATGTGAACAGGGCAATGCAGTCTGGACAGTCAATGTCATCTAGGACTTGTAATCTACAAGAATATGAAACTGATTCTGATAAGCAGTTTTGTGCCCATGCCATTGATTACAACTCAGACACCCGTGGTCCCATGACTAGACCTCACAGTTTTGCCCCTCCTAGCTATGGTGAACCAGGACCAGCTGAAATTGGACTTCCTTCTCCTCAGCAGAGAGTGACGCTTCTCCCTATACCAGTTAGAGGCATCAGATTTGAGGGACCAAGCAGTGCTTACAATTCCATGATAGCTCCGATTCTTCGTATGCCATCTAGCATTTCGCCATTGCAGAGTCCAGGTTCGGCTACCCCTCGGGAATCTTCCTATCAGGCGAATCCATTCCTTGCGTTAAATTGTGAAAGTAGGAGCTCTCAGCAATTGCACTCACAGAGTGATCAAAACAACAGTGAATCGACACCTTACAATGAGGGTAAGAGAGGGTACAAGTCTGAACCTACAACTGATTGCGGACGTTTTCCTTCTGCAACTGATCAAACTATAAATAGCATTTGCTGCAATGGTGATCTAAACCATATTCGTCTGAGTTATGGAAGCAACGGAAACATCTCACTTCCGCTAGGCAAAACACCGGCAGAGTGTAGGAAAGAAGAAAGCTTTCACACTCCTGATGGGAGCTCTCATCGATCTCAAAGAGAAGTAGCTCTTGCAAAATTTCGCATGAAGCGGAAAGACCGATGCTTTGAAAAGAAG GTAAGATATGAAAGCAGGAAAAAACTCGCTGAGCAGCGTCCCAGAGTTAAAGGACAGTTTGTTCGTCATGTTCCTAGTGAGTCTTCGCCGGGTAACTCATAG
- the LOC129895303 gene encoding NDR1/HIN1-like protein 26, which translates to MSPIDVKSPKHCEEKGFTVEKLFPKKKLFFCFSTISLSILSFIFLLYITLHPTKPNFTLREADIYQLNLSGPRQLLNSSIQLTLVSKNPNKKVGIYYDELQVYASYKGQQITLYTSLPPFYQGHEDSNFLSALLIGNGLPVDPYFGYEVQRDQSVGKLIMNLKGSGRLRWKVGTWVSGKYRFNVDCVAIMPFGPSGPLSFRQGAQCSTTL; encoded by the coding sequence ATGTCTCCAATTGATGTAAAATCTCCAAAACATTGTGAAGAAAAAGGCTTCACCGTAGAAAAACTATTCCCAAAAAAGAAGTTATTCTTTTGCTTCTCTACAATTTCCCTCTCTATACTATCattcatctttcttctttacatcACACTCCACCCTACAAAACCAAATTTCACACTAAGAGAAGCTGATATTtatcaactcaatctctcaggtcCGCGCCAACTACTCAATTCCTCCATTCAACTCACCCTCGTATCGAAAAATCCGAATAAAAAAGTTGGAATTTACTACGATGAATTACAAGTGTATGCTTCTTATAAAGGCCAACAAATTACACTCTATACTTCTCTTCCTCCATTTTACCAAGGCCATGAAGATAGTAATTTTCTATCGGCTTTGTTGATTGGGAATGGATTGCCGGTGGATCCTTATTTTGGTTATGAGGTGCAACGTGACCAAAGTGTTGGAAAATTGATAATGAATTTGAAAGGAAGTGGTAGGTTAAGATGGAAAGTAGGAACTTGGGTTTCTGGAAAGTACAGGTTTAATGTTGATTGTGTTGCTATTATGCCTTTTGGACCATCTGGTCCCCTTAGTTTTAGACAAGGAGCTCAATGTTCTACTACCCTTTGA
- the LOC129896580 gene encoding uncharacterized protein LOC129896580 yields the protein MSSQPPPPQPPHLNKKPNSFPEVIFTAFSLFVIFSSNPTSSLLRKFTPLVSFPLNPRRFLRTPTMSNPSSTNLRNPIHHFPNPQSLSDWLRPRMPSDSFASWGVNPGTKNVSNLWLELSEGETLLADSTPPVRTVEVMVVKVIGKDNKVLVESHQELSDGAVRHRGRPLSEKMKPGETVEDAVFRAVKEELGSVLAGSFGELRENGIVKILPNSYSKKVEERVSASYPGLPACYVLHTVEAAVDGLPEEEFCTEENDEYGDSSGRMVADGAVSCKKHYWKWVDADSL from the coding sequence ATGTCTTCTCAGCCACCGCCACCACAACCACCTCACCTCAACAAGAAACCCAATTCCTTCCCTGAAGTTATCTTCACTGCCTTTTCTCTCTTCGTTATCTTTTCTTCCAACCCCACTTCTTCCCTTCTCCGCAAATTCACCCCTCTTGTTTCCTTCCCTCTTAACCCCCGTAGATTTCTCAGAACTCCCACTATGTCCAACCCATCTTCCACCAATCTTCGTAACCCTATCCACCACTTCCCCAACCCTCAATCACTCTCCGATTGGCTTAGGCCGCGTATGCCTTCTGATTCTTTCGCTTCTTGGGGTGTTAATCCGGGAACCAAGAATGTTAGTAACCTCTGGCTCGAGTTGTCTGAAGGGGAGACTTTGCTGGCTGATTCTACGCCACCGGTTCGAACTGTTGAGGTTATGGTTGTTAAGGTTATTGGAAAAGACAACAAAGTCCTTGTTGAATCGCATCAAGAATTGTCGGACGGCGCTGTTAGGCATCGGGGTCGGCCGTTGTCGGAGAAGATGAAGCCTGGTGAGACAGTTGAAGATGCGGTTTTTCGTGCAGTGAAAGAAGAGCTTGGTTCAGTGCTTGCTGGGTCTTTTGGTGAACTCAGAGAGAATGGCATTGTTAAGATTTTGCCTAATTCGTATTCGAAGAAGGTGGAAGAGAGGGTTTCAGCTTCTTATCCTGGATTGCCTGCTTGTTATGTGTTGCATACTGTGGAGGCTGCAGTGGATGGTTTGCCCGAGGAGGAGTTTTGCACAGAAGAGAATGATGAATATGGAGATTCTAGTGGGAGGATGGTCGCAGATGGTGCAGTTTCCTGTAAAAAGCATTACTGGAAGTGGGTTGATGCTGATTCGTTGTGA